Proteins encoded within one genomic window of Anastrepha ludens isolate Willacy chromosome 4, idAnaLude1.1, whole genome shotgun sequence:
- the LOC128862009 gene encoding uncharacterized protein LOC128862009: MATPVSKATTPASVADQQRVSDTGTAVGVVDLPSAPVAEGVTTRASSAARQEVMFQAMQKRIAALERSLKVAQDKIREHELTNEAQRADAQSIASAPSNSSANESALPSSSLPMTQIQLLQPQSPLITCAATCVHTVQPPPPQNATRYQMYTATRSSPLIYTSSTNGTYSSSTLPPGDTFVSSLPSTVPISANVGSLPLQFSTQPRKLQDLPEFSGKPEDWPIFFTAYTESTTVYGYSRFENNLRLQKCLKGEAREAVKSLLIHPNNVANIIEQLKFRFGRPEQLIRSQLAHVREIAPISESSVVKLIPFATKISNVCAFLRSACGGEQYLVNPTLLDELVGKLPMSKRIEWAVFASSLQPYATVQHFSDWLTQLANVICTVYDGEAAKDSKRRVVLHAAESQRHSACPICQGQHKPADCTQFSQLTVPERWEEVKRRHLCFSCLNVGHGSRNCQRRKLCSTDGCKRWHHKLLHDIGKIIDGSSNQSPRPRDRQRRTSIADTHTGISTRTQPASRIEQQGDAGAAVLSCSTDNNSKLLFRILPVVLYGNQKRVETYALLDEGLSITMIDSTLIEELGLRGRTERLNLQWFGGRAAQESAMVVDLLVSGAGMQKRHKLRRVYGVSNLQLPSQSLNKSDLRCHESQLNKLAVEPYAQVKPKLLIGLDHCHLGLPSTTMQLNKCGPFAANTELGWVVFGPTMNSDPSLPSCLFVNCHTDQSLHNMVAEYFETESFGVRAAPIMESEADVRAREILKSTTCRVEGRYQTGLLWKRSDIQLPASYSMALKRLAGVEAKMRRDTDFAAEYNRIISSYVMKDYARKLSPEEAALTCNRTWYLPHFAVKNPNKPGKLRMVFDAAAEVDGVSLNSQLMKGPQEYRSLPAILFHFREGATGVCGDIKEMFHQVLVQRDDRCAQRFLWRQGDTTRQPEVYEMRVMTFGAACSPCAANYVKTINALEYGNKVKGATRAVKSILDYHYVDDYVDSFDTEEEAADITKQVREIHKMAGFDLCNFASNSLRVTEALSGDGNIRQIANKEGVLVDRVLGLFWQASTDTFGFKLRFNNVDSNVLDGGRRPTKRELLSVVMSIFDPLGFLSNFVVSAKILMREVWKNDIRWDEPLPNNVNTAWEGWRKQLPMVAEYTVPRYYYRNGKPEVLQLHVFVDASEDAFAAVAYWRSTNAAGEVEVAFISAKTKCAPMKSLTVPRLKLQAAVLGTRLLNCLREEHSLHIDDCVIWSDSKTVIQWLRSEHRRYKPFVQHRIAEILATTTTANWRWLPTEHNVADEATRANNFVDFSSSARWSCGPTFLLREEQYWPTESSTCNHHEEADKELRPKFALAIVSCTFLDYNRFSTFSKLVRTTAWVLRFIDVCRRRKPPDRGYGLTAKEVETAKLCLCRLVQRGEYAEEFQHIESGRNLPRTSSLIQLSPYIDEDGVLRVRGRIEAASWLPISARRPIILPPKHCFSNLVAMHYHVKMHHQNLEATICEIRRLYWVPRLRSLLRSIVANCAICRLRKIHAVSPLMGPLPIDRLTPYVRPFSYTGLDYFGPITVTVRRANEKRWVALFTCLTVRAVHLELAHDLSTDSCIIVLRNFINRRGVPVRVRSDNGKNFVGADMEAKRFSEVFDCNRLQGELSQRAVEWIKAPCRLQIGSSGR, translated from the coding sequence ATGGCGACACCAGTTTCAAAGGCCACTACACCTGCATCAGTAGCCGACCAGCAAAGGGTGTCGGATACTGGCACTGCCGTCGGTGTAGTGGATTTGCCAAGTGCTCCCGTTGCCGAGGGAGTCACCACTCGTGCTTCATCTGCCGCCCGCCAAGAAGTGATGTTCCAGGCTATGCAAAAACGCATCGCCGCGCTTGAACGTAGCCTGAAAGTTGCCCAAGACAAAATAAGGGAACACGAGTTAACCAACGAAGCCCAGCGCGCTGATGCGCAAAGCATAGCCAGTGCACCCAGCAACAGTTCCGCCAACGAATCTGCCTTGCCGTCATCAAGCCTGCCGATGACACAGATCCAGTTGCTTCAGCCGCAATCGCCGTTAATAACATGTGCTGCTACCTGTGTGCATACGGTGCAGCCGCCGCCGCCTCAGAACGCTACACGTTATCAGATGTACACCGCTACTCGTTCCTCACCGCTTATTTACACATCCTCAACAAATGGGACGTACAGCAGCTCGACTTTGCCTCCGGGCGACACATTTGTTAGCAGTCTTCCGTCAACGGTGCCAATTTCCGCTAATGTGGGCTCCTTACCCTTGCAGTTTTCAACCCAGCCAAGGAAATTGCAAGATTTGCCGGAGTTTAGCGGGAAACCAGAGGACTGGCCGATATTTTTTACTGCCTACACCGAGTCAACCACTGTCTATGGGTACAGTCGCTTTGAGAACAACTTACGCCTGCAGAAGTGCTTAAAGGGTGAAGCCCGAGAAGCTGTTAAATCGCTACTAATCCATCCAAACAACGTGGCCAATATCATAGAGCAACTTAAGTTCCGATTCGGTCGCCCAGAGCAATTAATTCGAAGCCAGCTAGCCCATGTTCGAGAAATTGCCCCGATATCGGAAAGCTCAGTGGTAAAGTTGATACCATTTGCGACGAAGATTAGCAACGTCTGTGCATTTTTACGTTCTGCATGTGGCGGAGAGCAGTATTTAGTGAATCCAACACTCCTCGATGAGCTCGTCGGAAAGTTACCCATGAGCAAGCGTATCGAATGGGCAGTCTTTGCGTCATCTTTACAGCCTTACGCAACTGTTCAGCATTTTAGCGATTGGCTCACTCAACTTGCCAACGTCATCTGCACGGTTTACGATGGAGAAGCAGCGAAAGATTCGAAGCGTCGGGTTGTGTTGCACGCTGCCGAATCTCAACGTCATTCAGCCTGCCCTATTTGCCAGGGCCAACATAAGCCAGCCGATTGTACGCAGTTTAGTCAACTTACAGTGCCGGAAAGGTGGGAGGAAGTGAAGCGACGTCACCTTTGTTTTTCTTGTCTCAACGTTGGACATGGGTCGCGCAATTGCCAACGGCGCAAACTATGTTCAACTGACGGGTGCAAACGGTGGCATCATAAATTGTTGCACGATATTGGGAAAATAATCGATGGGTCATCAAACCAGTCACCGCGGCCTCGAGATCGCCAACGACGTACTTCCATTGCCGATACACATACAGGTATTAGTACGAGGACGCAGCCAGCGTCTCGTATTGAACAGCAAGGTGATGCGGGTGCAGCGGTCCTTAGTTGCAGTACAGATAACAATAGTAAGTTATTATTTCGGATTCTGCCGGTCGTGCTGTATGGGAACCAAAAGCGCGTTGAGACGTACGCACTTTTAGATGAAGGTTTGTCAATAACAATGATTGATAGCACACTAATTGAAGAGCTCGGCTTACGTGGCCGGACTGAACGCTTGAACCTACAGTGGTTCGGAGGACGTGCCGCTCAGGAGTCGGCCATGGTGGTAGATCTACTCGTGAGTGGTGCCGGTATGCAAAAGAGACATAAGTTACGAAGGGTTTATGGTGTTTCAAACTTGCAGCTGCCTTCTCAGAGTCTGAATAAATCCGATTTGCGTTGCCATGAAAGCCAATTGAATAAGCTGGCAGTTGAACCATACGCACAAGTCAAGCCAAAGCTGCTAATCGGACTCGACCACTGCCACCTCGGTTTGCCGTCAACTACAATGCAGCTAAACAAGTGTGGGCCATTCGCTGCGAATACTGAGCTAGGATGGGTTGTATTTGGGCCAACAATGAACTCCGATCCATCATTGCCATCATGCTTATTCGTTAACTGCCACACTGATCAATCTCTACATAATATGGTTGCTGAATACTTCGAGACGGAAAGCTTTGGGGTTCGAGCTGCGCCTATCATGGAGAGTGAAGCTGACGTCCGTGCTCGGGAAATCTTGAAGTCTACTACATGCCGTGTTGAAGGAAGGTACCAGACTGGTCTGCTCTGGAAACGTTCCGACATACAGCTACCTGCCAGCTATTCTATGGCTTTGAAAAGATTAGCGGGTGTTGAAGCAAAAATGAGGCGCGATACAGACTTTGCCGCTGAATATAACCGCATCATAAGTTCTTACGTCATGAAGGACTACGCACGAAAGCTGTCGCCAGAAGAAGCCGCTTTAACTTGCAATAGAACATGGTACCTGCCTCATTTTGCCGTGAAGAATCCAAATAAGCCAGGCAAGTTACGCATGGTGTTCGACGCAGCTGCTGAGGTGGACGGTGTGTCCCTTAATTCACAGCTTATGAAGGGTCCGCAAGAGTATCGGTCTTTGCCTGCTATACTATTCCACTTTCGGGAAGGAGCAACGGGCGTGTGTGGGGACATCAAAGAGATGTTTCACCAGGTGCTGGTTCAACGTGACGACAGATGTGCGCAACGATTTCTTTGGCGCCAAGGTGATACTACCAGACAGCCCGAGGTATATGAGATGCGCGTAATGACCTTTGGAGCAGCATGTTCGCCTTGCGCCGCCAATTATGTGAAGACGATCAATGCGTTGGAGTATGGCAACAAAGTCAAGGGTGCTACCCGAGCCGTGAAATCGATACTGGACTACCATTATGTCGATGACTATGTCGATAGCTTTGACACAGAGGAAGAAGCAGCTGACATAACGAAACAAGTTCGCGAAATACATAAGATGGCCGGTTTCGATCTTTGTAATTTCGCGTCAAACTCATTAAGAGTGACAGAAGCACTTAGTGGTGACGGGAATATCCGtcaaatagcaaataaagaaggagTACTGGTGGACAGAGTCCTCGGTTTGTTTTGGCAGGCATCAACCGACACTTTTGGGTTTAAACTGAGATTCAACAACGTAGATTCCAACGTTTTGGACGGAGGACGCCGTCCGACGAAGCGAGAACTTCTCAGTGTGGTCATGTCGATCTTCGACCCGCTGGGCTTTCTTAGCAACTTTGTAGTGAGCGCTAAGATCCTCATGCGGGAAGTGTGGAAGAATGACATCCGGTGGGACGAGCCACTGCCAAACAACGTAAACACCGCATGGGAAGGATGGCGTAAACAACTGCCAATGGTCGCCGAATATACCGTCCCTCGATACTATTATCGAAATGGGAAACCTGAAGTTTTGCAGCTCCATGTTTTCGTCGACGCCAGCGAGGATGCCTTTGCCGCGGTAGCCTACTGGAGGTCCACTAATGCCGCCGGTGAGGTTGAAGTCGCATTTATATCTGCAAAAACTAAATGCGCGCCGATGAAGTCATTGACGGTCCCTCGATTGAAGCTTCAGGCAGCTGTATTGGGTACGCGTTTGCTGAATTGCCTACGAGAGGAGCACTCCTTGCACATCGATGACTGCGTCATTTGGAGTGACTCCAAAACAGTGATCCAGTGGCTTCGAAGTGAACATCGACGCTATAAGCCATTTGTGCAGCATCGGATCGCCGAGATATTAGCCACAACTACTACTGCAAACTGGAGATGGCTACCTACCGAGCACAATGTCGCTGATGAGGCTACTCGAGCTAATAACTTTGTCGACTTCAGCTCGTCCGCCCGTTGGTCCTGCGGCCCAACATTTTTGTTACGAGAAGAGCAGTATTGGCCGACAGAGAGCTCTACATGCAATCATCATGAGGAAGCTGACAAGGAACTACGTCCTAAATTCGCCCTTGCAATCGTAAGCTGTACGTTTCTAGACTATAACCGATTCTCTACATTCAGTAAACTGGTGAGAACGACAGCATGGGTCCTGCGATTCATTGACGTTTGCCGCCGCCGTAAACCGCCAGACCGAGGCTATGGGTTGACTGCCAAAGAAGTTGAGACTGCTAAGCTTTGTTTGTGCCGCCTCGTTCAACGCGGTGAATACGCCGAAGAGTTTCAGCACATCGAAAGCGGTCGCAACCTGCCACGCACCAGTTCGCTCATTCAACTTTCGCCGTATATAGACGAAGATGGTGTTCTTCGTGTACGAGGACGCATAGAAGCTGCCAGCTGGCTCCCAATAAGCGCGAGACGCCCTATCATACTACCGCCAAAGCATTGTTTCTCAAATCTGGTCGCCATGCACTACCACGTCAAAATGCATCATCAAAATCTAGAAGCCACTATTTGTGAGATACGTCGCCTTTATTGGGTACCACGCCTCAGGAGTTTGCTGCGCAGTATAGTCGCCAATTGCGCCATTTGTCGCTTAAGAAAAATCCATGCCGTATCGCCATTGATGGGCCCTCTTCCGATTGATAGACTCACTCCTTATgtcaggccattcagctatacgGGCCTTGATTACTTTGGACCGATAACAGTAACTGTTCGCCGCGCCAACGAAAAAAGATGGGTGGCGTTATTTACGTGCCTGACAGTCAGGGCTGTGCATCTGGAGTTGGCTCATGACCTCAGCACTGACTCATGCATAATCGTATTGCGCAACTTTATAAATCGTCGCGGCGTTCCCGTACGTGTGAGGTCCGATAATGGGAAGAACTTCGTCGGTGCTGACATGGAAGCAAAGCGCTTCAGTGAAGTCTTCGATTGCAATCGCCTGCAGGGTGAGCTATCGCAAAGGGCCGTAGAGTGGATTAAAGCGCCGTGCCGTCTCCAAATCGGCAGTTCTGGACGTTGA